The Cellulophaga lytica DSM 7489 nucleotide sequence TAAATAAGTTTTTAGGGTATAAGTTATCGTATTATTTGCAAGATTTTGAGGTTCGATATAAAACTAATGTTAATGGCTTTAGACTTACAGGGTCTGTATTTTACGCAGGTACAGCATTATTTACAGAGATAAACAAAAAGGTAAAACGTAAGTACGTTAAAAATAGAGAAATTACCTATTTGGGATCTACATTGCATTTTATGAGGGCTTTGTCTGCAAAGAGACTTACAGAAGAAAATTTTAGAATTTTTAAAGAAAGCTTAGAGGTAAACCCTTATGACTATTACAAAGTAGAAAAAATAGAAGATGGCAGCGCTAAAGTAGTTCAGTCTTTAGAACGATTAAATATACTGTATAATAGGTGGAGTAATTCTTTTGTTGTTGTAACTCAAAACCCTTTTTATATAGATGCTTACGGCAACCACTCTCCTGTAGATGTGGTGTTGTTTGGTGGTGATATGGGCTTGCTTAGAATAGCAAATACATTGCCCTTAAACTATGAGTCTGTAAAATAAAAAAGGCCATCTAAAAAATAGATAGCCTTATTGTATTGTAGTGTTTTTAATTCTTTAGAACCAAGGCTTTCTACCTACTTGGTAAGTGTTGTAAAAATCTTCATCAGATTTTAATAAGTATATAATACCCTCAATAAATCCTATAATTCCTGCTGCACCACAAGTTACCACACTTGCTATTATTTGAATAATACCTTCTTTTTGGTAGCCTAATATAAATTTATGAATTCCTAAATAACCGAATAGAATACCTAAAATACCTGCAAGCATTTTCTTATTTTCGTTATTAGCCATATTGTTTAGACCTTCTGAGAATTCATTAGCAGTTTCTTTTGCTTCTGTGTTAAAATCTTTGTTTTCTTCTGACATAATTTTTTGTGTGTTGGTTTAATTTAATTGTGGGTTAAATGTAGTAATTTTTTTTAATTATTACTTAAAAGCTTCGTCTATTGGCTCCCATAATTCTAACTTATTTCCGTCAGGGTCCAGTATCCATCCAAATTTACCGTAGCTATATTCTTCTATTTCACCAACAATAGTAACGCCTTCTGCTTTTAATACTTTTAATAATTCTACTAGATTTTCTACCCTAAAATTCATCATAAAAGAAGATTTGCTTGGTTCAAAATACGTAGTGTCATTTTTCATAGGGCTCCATTGTGTACTACAGTCTTTTCCTTCTTTATCTTTCCACCAAAAAGTGCAACCATAGCGGTCTGTATCCAGACCTAATCTTTCTTTGTACCATTGCTTTATTTTATCTGGGTCTTCTGTTTTAAAAAAGAAACCTCCTAAACCTGTAACTCTATTCTTCATATTGGTTTTATTTTTTAGTGTTTTTCTCGTATAAATCTATCCATTGTTGTACTGTCATTTTTGTAGCTAGTTCGCCAATTAACTCGTATGGGATATCATCTAACTTTTTAAACCTGATACAACTCTTGCCCATATCTAACTTGCGTTTGCAATGCTTAGGATATTCTGTAGTAAACCAATTTAACAAGTCTGGATCTGCATAAATACCAGAATGGTACAATGCTATAAAGTTTTTTTGCGATGCCACATTCATAAAGGGGAGCGGCAATTTAGGATCACAATGGTAGCCATCTGCATACAAAGTATGTGGTACAACATAGCCTAACATACCATAACTCATAGTTTCTGTAAAACCAGTAGGAATATTGTTTAAAATTGTTTCTCTAATTTTAGATACAGCTTCTTTGCGCTCTTCTGGTAACTCATTTATATATTGGTCTGGTGTTGTTGCTTTAGATTGCATAATCTGCTGTTCTTTTGGTTCACTTTTAAATTTACAAAAATTTAGCTTTAACCTTGTCTACAATTGTTTGCGCAAGTTTAATTTTGCTTTCTACCGTCCAGCCAGCTACGTGCGGACTAAGTAATACGTTATCAGATTTTATTAAATATTCAAAATCTTCTGGTAGCTCGTTATCTGTAAACATATGTTCAAAAGAAGCTTTCTCATACTCTAAAACATCTAGTCCTGCGCCTAATATTTTACCCTCTTTTAATGCAGTTACTAAATCTGCCGTTACAACACACTTGCCACGTGCAGTATTAAATAACCAAAACGGTTTTTTAAAACCATTTATAAAATTCGCTGTTATCATATTTTTTGTAAGCTGTGTTTGTGGTACATGCAAACTTAAAATATCTGCTTTTTGTTGCAATTCTTCTAAGTCTACTTGTGTTGCATTTTCGTTTCCAACACCATCTTTAATGTCATAGCAAATAACATCTACATCAAAACCACGTAATTTTTTTGCAAATGCATTGCCCATATTACCATAGCCTATTATACCCACAGTTTTGCCATCTAATTCAATTCCTCGGTTGCCTTCTCTGTCCCATTTTCCATTACGGACTTCTTTGTCTGCTTTGTTTAGTTTGTTAAACAAAGATAAAATCATCCCCAATGTATGTTCGCCAACAGCATTACGGTTACCTTCTGGTGCAGAGGCTAAAAAAATGCCTTTTTGGGTAGCGTAATCTGTATCAATATTTTCTAGACCAGCACCTAATCTCCCTATAAATTTTAAATTGGTTGCCTTGTCTAAAAATGTTTTGTCTAACGGAAATCTACTGCGTATAATTAAGCCCTCATAGTTATGAATTATAGCTTCTACTTCTTCTTTAGTTGCGGTATAATCTACATCGTTTGTAAAACCAAAACCTTTAAATTGTTCTATTATTAAAGGATGATTTTTATCTAAATGCAATACTTTCATTATTATATTTTTGGATATTCAGTTTGTGTTTTTTTGTCAATAACATTGCCTGTATGTGAGGTAGATAGTTTTTCAAACAACAATACCTCTACAACTTCATCGTTTTCTGTTCTAGGGCAATGTTCTACGCCTTTTGGTACCACAATTATTTCACCCTCTTTTACAATTTCTGTACGGTCTCTAAATTGCATATAAAGTGTGCCTTTTAATACCTGAAAAAGTTCATCTTCATTCTCGTGTGCGTGCCAAACAAAGTCGCCCTTTAATTTGGCTAAAAGTACCTGCATATTGTCTACAACAGCAATTTGGTGCGGATGCCACTGTTTGTTAAACTTGCTTTGTTTTTCTTGTAGGTTAATAGTTTTCAAAATAAAATGTATTAAAATTAATAACCAACAGCACCACCATCTGGACTAGATGAGTCTGATGCTCCTACATAGACTTTATTATCAGAATCAACTGTAATGCCCATTAAACGACCAAGTTGGCCACGTGGTTCCATAGTGTGTCCCATTGCTTCTAAAGCTTTTACGGTATCTGGTGATAGCAGGCCTCTTTCATATAAAATACGATCTGGCAACCATTGGTGGTGAATTTTCATAGTTTCAATAGCCATATGTATAGGCATATCAAACTCAATAACATTTAATACTGTCTGAAAAACTGTGTTTATAATAGTTCTTCCGCCTGGACTGCCAATTACCAATACAGCCTTACCATCTTTAGCTACAATTGTAGGCGTCATACTAGAAAGCATTCTTTTTTCTGGTTTAATAATGTTTGCAGCAGAGCCAATTAGGCCTTTGCTGTTTGTATAGCCTGGTTGCGGATTAAAATCGCCCATTTCATTATTAAAAATAAAACCAAGTTTAGGAGAACCTAATCTAGAGCCATAAGAGTGTTCTAAGGTATATGTTAAAGAGACAGCATTGCCATCTTTATCTAAAACAGATAAATGTGTGGTGTTGGTACCATCATAAATTTGTCCGTACTTGGTAGAGTCACTTACAGATGCTTTTTGCCAATCTATATTGTTGTACCTATTTTTAGCAAATTCTTTAGAGGTAAGTTTTTCTAAAGGCATATTTAAATTAAAATCAGGATCACCTAAATGTTCTGCTCTATCTGCAAAGGCTCTACGCATAGCTTCTGCAACCAAATGTACGTAAGGAGTTGAGTTAAAAGGTGCTTTGTTAAAATCTGCTAACTCCATAATATTCATCATTTCTAATAGTGCAACACCACCAGAACTTGGTGGTGGCATTACAAAAATATCATGACCTTTGTAAGTGCCTTTTAAAGGGGCTCTTTCTACAGCTTCATATTTTGCCAAATCCTTGAGTGTAATTAATCCATCGTTCTTTTTCATAAAACGAGCAATTTCTTTGGCAACTTTCCCTTTGTAAAAACCATCTTTACCGTTGTCTCTAATTTCTTTTAGCGTAGCGGCAAGTACTGGTTGCTTCCAAATTTCATCCATTTGTGTTATTTCACCTTTTTCATTGGTGAAATAGTTAGCCATAAATTCAGATTCTTTTTTATAGTGTAAAGCATGTTTGTATAATGTGTAAGATAGCGGTACACCATTTTCTGCCAAGTCTACAGCGGGCTGCACTAATGAAGCCCACGGCAATTTTCCATACTTTTTATGAGCCATATATAAACCTGCAACTGTGCCAGGTACACCTACAGATTGTAACCCGTTGTGGTTAGAACCAGCAATTAAGTTACCATCTTTATCTAAAAACATATTTGTTGTAGCTTTTAAAGGTGCTTTTTCTCTAAAATCTATAGTTGTGGCGTTGCCATCAGATTTCATAAAAACCAAAAAGCCACCACCGCCAATATTACCTGCTTGTGGGTGCGTAACTGCTAGTGCAAAAGCAGTTGCTATAGAGGCATCTATTGCATTACCGCCTTTTTTTAGTATTTCTGTGCCAACTTTAGATGCCGCACTATTGTCTGATACTACCATACCATTTTTAGCATAGGTTTGTGCGTTGGTAATTGTAGTGAAAAGTGCACAAGCTATAAGATAAAACAGTTTAATTTTCATAGGTGTAATTTTAGAGTAAATATAGTATTAATAGGTATTTTATAAATTGTAAACAGTATTAATCTGCGCAATGTTAAAGCCGTTTTTTATTACTTGTTTTGCCTTTGTGCTTTTTATGTTTAGAGCCGGATTTGTATGATTAAAATGTATAAAGTTAATTTTGCTTTTTTCTGTAGCTGGTAGCTCTTTAAATAATCCCATACTTTCTATAATAAACGGATGTGGAATTTCTGATATGTCTCTGTTGTTTATTTCTTCGGCATCAAAAAAAGTAGCATCTATAAAGGCATAATCTACCTTGGCAATCTCAGTAGTAATATCTTGGCCCCACTTATTCCATTTGTCTATGTCAGGAATAAATAATGCTCTTTTATTTGGCCCAATTATAGTATAACCTACGGTTTCCGAAAACTCATCTCTGTGTGGCACTGTAAACGGAACCACCTTTAAATTAGAGGTAAGTTCTAGTGTTTGCTTGTTTTCTGTTGCTTTAATAGCTATGTTTTTATTTGCAACAAGCTGACTCCAAGGACCGTTTTCCTCTAAAAAAGTTTTCATTTTTGGCATAGTATAAACAGGTGTGTTACTAGCATTCATAGCTTCTTTCCCAAGAAACATTAAACCTGCGTAATGACCAATATGTGCGTGTGTTAAAAAAATACCAGTAGGAATTTCTTGTGCATTAAAATTAGCACTGTTTTTTAAGGCCTTTACTTGTGTTGCAATATCTGGTGTGGCTTCAAACAAAAATGTGGCTTTGTTTTGGTTGTCTACAACACCCAATGAAACTACTTTTCTGTTTGGATCTGGGTTTGTAAATAAGTTTTTGCAACAGTCTTTTTTACAGCCTATTTGTGGTGACCCTGCATCTTGTACAGTACCTAAAATAATTAAAGCTGTATTGCTAATCTTTGTAGGTGAGCTACTTGCTGTATTATGGTCTGTGTTATCTGTTGCGGTAGCAGGTTTGTTTTTAGGTTTACACGCACTAAATAAAAGTAATAAGACACAAATATGTAAAAGGTTTTTTGTCATATGTAGTTGCTTTGTAGTTCTATAAAGATAACTATTTGACATTAAAAAAAGCCAATGGAAATTGTATCCATTGACTTTTTGGGTTCTAAACTAGTAGTGTTAATCTAAAAATCTAGCTCAAATTCTTCTTCTTCAATAGTACTGGCTTGTGACATATCATAAATAAACTCGTCTATTTGTGCTTTTGTAACATTGGGCATACATATAACGTGGGCAACATTACCCTCTGTGGCTAATTGCCATTTTTGTTTTACTTCTAGTGCTGTTTTAGGTAAAACAACAGTAATAGCGTTTGGATTTCGCCAAGCATTTACACCAATTTCTTTTAACCTATTTTCACAATAAACAGCTGTTTCTAAACTTTTTTGGTAACGTGCTCTTAAGCCATCTACACCTAATTTTTTAAGTGCATACCATAAAAATAACGGACTATGACCATTTCTAGATCCTGTAATTGTAGTGTCTAAAGAGCCAATATAAGAGATGCCTTTTGCTATACGATCTCTGTTACTGCGCTTTGTTATTATAACACCAGATGGTATTGGCGAGCCTATAAATTTATGTCCGCTTATAGATATACTATCTGCACCGTCTTTAAAGTCAAACGGTATACGTGGCTCCATAAATGCACCGTATGTGCCAGATAATGCAGCATCACAATGTATATAATGGTCTTGTATAGCTAAGTTTTTTAAAATGCCTTTTATTTTAGAAACATCGTCTTTAGCTTCCTTCATTGTAGTGCCAAAAGTGGTAAGTACAATTGCTGGTTTATGACGATTCATTCTTACCGTATTTTCAAAATCTTCATAATCTATTTCTCCGTTTTCTTGAGAACGAATAATGATGCTAGGAATATTTAATAAATGAATATTTTTACGCACACTATAATGTGTAGATTCTGAGTAATACACCATTCCTTTTGGATATAATTCTCTTGCTAAATACAAACCATATAAGTTACTTTCAGAGCCACCATTGGTTATATAGCCCCAATAATCTGTTGGTTGTGCTCTAAATAGTTTAGCAAAAAATGCAACAACTTCCTTTTCCATTTCGTGGGTTTGTACCTTATACGTGCCATCTTCAAACGGATCTCCTAAGTTGTTTATTGGGTATTGTAAAAAACTACTAAGCTCAGCGTAATTAAAATCTTTAGATACAGGGTAACCTAAAAATGAATCCCTGGCTTGTTCTATATTTTCTTTTAATTTATGAAGACGTTCTGTGTCTTTTACTGATATATTTTTATACATAGTAGTAGCGTAGGTTTTAATGCTGTAAAATTAGTATTTTCAGGCAAAGTGTCTTTAATTTGTTGTTAGTTTGATAAATTATACTGCATATGTGGTTATTTTCAATAGTATTATTCTAATTTTGATTAAATTTTATCGGCTTAACAAAAAAATATACTGGTATGGATGCTGTAGACAAAAAAATACTAATGTTATTGCAACAAAATGCAAAACAGAACACTAAAGAAATTGCAGATAAAATAGGACTAACAGTATCTCCTACCTTTGAGCGTATAAAAAAGTTAGAGCAGCAAAATTATATTAAGGGTTATGTTGCCCTGCTTAATGAAGAAAAAATAAATAAAGCCATAAAAGTGTATTGCCATATTACACTAGCAACACACTCTAGAGAGTTAATAGATAATTTTAAAAATAATGTGGCCCATTTGCCAGAAATTATGAGCTGCCAACACTTGTCTGGTAATTATGATTTTTTACTAAAAGTTGCTGTTAGTGATATGACGCAGTACCAACAATTTGTATTAGATAAATTATCTGTAATTAAGGGTATATCTAACGTGCAAAGTTCTTTTGTGTTAGAAGAAATTAAGAATGATACAGCTTATGTTTTATAAGAACATTTTAGCTATTGAAAAATAGATTATAATACCAAAAATATCGTTACTGGTTGTAATAAATGGTCCTGTAGCAATGGCAGGGTCTATACCTCTTTTGTGTAAAAAAATAGGTACAAACGTACCAATAATACCAGCAACAATAATAACTGCTATTAATGATATAGATATGGCAAATGCCATTTTAACATCGCCCTCCATAAGCCAAGCAAAACAAAAAAGTATAATGGCTAGTATAGTGCCATTAAGTGCAGATAAAAGTATTTCTTTTATAAGCCTATTTACCATACTGCCTTTTAAATCATCGTTGGCAATACCTTGCACAACAATTGCACTAGATTGCACACCTACATTACCAGCCATAGCGGCAATTAAGGGTGTAAATAATAGTAGCGAAATATGGCCATTTATAACACCTTCAAAAGTACCCATAATAGTGGCAGAACCTACACCTCCAAAAAGGCCTAATATTAACCAAGGTAAACGTGCTTTTGTTAAGTCTAATATGCTATCATCTGCTTCTACATCTTGAGATATACCTGCAGCCATCTGATAATCTTTATCTGCTTCTTCTTTAATTACGTCTACAATATCATCAATAGTAATTCTTCCAACTAGCCTGCCAATTTCATCAACAACAGGTATAGCTTCAAGGTCATACCTAGACATTATTTTTGCAATTTCCTCTGGTTTTTCGTTTACAGAAACAGAGTCTACTTTTGGGATATACACATCTTTAATGTGTGTTTTTGTAGATGTGGTAAGTAAATCTTTTAATGATAACCTTCCTTTGAGTTTTTCTTCATCATCTACTACATAAATAGAGTGTACTCTAGTAACATTTTCTGCTTGTGCACGCATTTCTTTTACACAAGTAAGCACGTTCCAGTTTACATTTACTTTTACAAGCTCTTTTGCCATTAATCCACCTGCAGAATACTCATCATATCGTAAAAGATCTACAATGTCTTTTGCATGTTCCCTGTCTTCTAGTTCAGATATTACCTCTTGTACAATGTTTTGTGGTAACTCTGCAACAATATCTGCGGCATCATCTGTATCTAGTTCATTAAGCTCATCTGCAATTTCCTTGGTAGATAAGTTTCCTAAAATAGATTCTCTTACATCTTCATCTAGCTCCGTTAAAATATCAGAGGTTTTATCACTCTCTAATAATTTAATTATATAAGTAGCCTCATCAGTATTAAGCTCATTAACTATTTCGGCAATATCTGCATAGTGTATTTCCTCTAAAAGAAGCTGAATATCTGCGTCTTTTTGATTGGAAATTAATGTTTCTATATGCTGTAAAAATTCGTCTGTTAATTTAAACGGTGTCATTGGCTATCTTTTTTGTAAGTGCTACAAAATCCTCAACGGCTAATTGTTCTGGACGTTTGCCAAAGATAGGGTCTTCTTTTAAATTATCAGAAAGTTCAAAGGTTTTTAAGCTGTTTCTAATGGTTTTTCTACGCTGATTAAAAACTGCTTTTACAACACGGTACAGTAATTTTTCATCTACACCAATGTCTAAATTTTCTTTACGTGTTAGTCTTAGTACGCCAGAATCTACCTTTGGTGGCGGATTAAAAACAGTTGGCGGTACTGTAAATAAATATTCTGCGTGGTAGTAAGCTTGAGTTAATACAGATAAAATACCGTATGCTTTGCTGCCCTCTTTAGAGCAAATGCGCTCTGCAACTTCTTTTTGGAACATTCCTGTAAACTCTGGTATTTGCTGTTTATGCTCTAATGTTTTAAATACAATTTGTGTAGATATGTTATACGGGAAGTTGCCACTTATTGCAAATTGTTCGTCGCCAAAAATGGTAGTTAAATCTTGTTTTAAAAAATCTGCCTCCACAACTTTAAATGTACCTTTTCGGTTAAGTAGTTCTGGGTGTTCTAGTAAAAAATTCTGATTTAAATATGCTATAGATTCAGTATCTAAATCCATAGCTATTAAATTTAAATCATGTTTTAAAATGTACTTGGTAAGTACACCAGTACCCGGACCAATTTCTATAACATTAGTATACCCATTATGAGTTAGTGTTTCTGCAATTTGTTGGGCAATAGCTTCATCTGTCAAAAAATGCTGGCCAAGGTGTTTTTTAGCCTTAACTGGACTATCATTTTTACGTTGGGCCTTGTTTTTCTTGAAAAATTCTTTCTTTTTTTTAGACATAATTATGTAGCTAATTGTTTAAAACTTTGTTTTTTGCAAAAGGTAGTTTTATTTTTTTGCAGGAGTTAATACTGCTTCTCCAATAACTTCTAACTCTGTTCTAAAAGCTACAAACTTGCCAGCAAAAAGCTTGTTTGCTTCCTGGCGTAGTTTATCTGCATCATCTTTATAATAAACGTCTAAAGTTTCTTTGTTTGGTGTGCTGTATTGTACAGAGTATGTTACACCTCCCATTTCTTCTTCTATAATAACCTTACACATTTTTGCGCCAGTAAATTTACCAGTTGCTAACATATCTGGTATGTGTGTTTCTTTCATCCAAGACAACCACTTATCGTGCACTTCTTCCTCTACATTAATGGTTACGTTGTATATATACATAGTCTTTTTTTTAGTGTAATGTTTATTTTTGTACAGTTTGCAAAGCTATAACTAATTTATAGCGTCTCCTCTAAGTTTTCTAAACTCTTTTCTGGCTAAAGGAAAAAAATAGCTGTCTTGGTAGCCGTATATTATTTTCTCGTAATGGTATTTAGCTTCTTCTGGTTTGTACAGTATTGTACGGTACAACTCGCCTAAGGCATAGTGTGCATCGTCTGCTAAAATTCCTGATTTATAAAACTCTATAATTTTTAGGTAATTAAGCTCTGCTTTCTCGTACTCTTGTTGTTTTATAAGAAGTTCTGCTTGTTTTAGCAGAGCTTCGTCTTCAATTTTTTCTCCTTTGTGATTTTCTAAAATATCATCTAAAGCTGCTATTGCTTCTGTGGTTTTATTTTGATAGGCTAATAAATCTGCAGTAGCATATTTTTTTAAGGCTGTTTGGGTAGAGTCCTGCAAGCTGTTGTCAGAAATTAAAAGGCTAAGTTGCATAGCATCATTTGCAATAAGTTGAGATGTAGAACTGCGTAACACTTTTAATTGTGCTAAAGCCCAGTCAAAATCTCCTTTGTAAAAACTAGCTTTTGCAACCTTAAAACGCGCGTTTTGAGCTAAAACATCATTTTTTAGGTTTTTTTGTATTTGTGTGTAATAAATTAAGGCCTCATTAAACCTCTTGTTGTATACCAAAATATCTGCTAAAGCCATTTTTATTTTAGCTTCTTCATACCTGTTAAGCTGTAGTTCTAGTGTTTTTTTTAATACAAATGTAGCTTCTTCTGTTTCATCTTTTTTAAAAGCTAAAAAGTTAGCGTACCTAAGCTGTAACATTATACTGTGTGGTTTGTAACCATAAGTTTCTAGCAATACAGCAAATGCTTTTTGTGTAGCATCTGTATTTTTGTTGTTAGACAAGTCTAAGTCTAATGCTATCCTTTGCAATTCTGCATATAATTTTACATTATCTACCCTAGGGCTGTTAACTACAATGTAATTATAAATTTCTTGTGCAGTTTCTTTTTCGTTTTCATCAACACAAATATTAGCTAATGTTTGTAATCTTCTTAAGCTGTTGTCTTGTGAGCGTTTGTAAATTGCTTTTTCTTGACTAAAAGCACTGTAAAATTGTTTTTGCTGTATAAAAAGCCAACTTAGCATTTCATTCCAAATAATATCCGGACTTCTTTGTGCGTTTTTAAGAATAAGTTTTTTTAGTATTGTGTTGTTTCTGTTATCAGAATCTGTGGTAATAAAATCGTCTAAATTACGTATTACCGAAGACATTCTATTAGGATCTTTAGCAACTATATTTAGTAGACTGGTAAACATTTTCTCTACATTACCTTGTTCCCCATAAATACGTGCTAACTGAAAATTAAAATCTAAAGCCGGGTTTAATTCCATTGCTTTGTTGTATGTTTTTGCGGCATACTCTAAAAGTGAGTAGTTTTGGAATTTATATGCTAAGCCGTATCCGTTTCTTGGGTTTTCTTCTACTTTAGAGTAAGCCAAGTCATAATATTTTTTGGCCTCTTCATTATTGCCTTGTAAGGTATAATTGTGTCCTAAGTCTATATAATAAACAGGTATTGGGTTGGGCGAATCTAAGTTTTTTTTAATTTGTTTTTCGGCATCAGAATAACGCTCTAACTGTTGGTAACAACTAATTAAAAACGTTTGGTAGTCAGATCTTCTTGGGTTTTCTTTTACTAATCTCTCGTAAAAAACTACTGCCTTGTCAAAATCACCATCATCATAATACTGTTTAGCTAAAAAGCTGTTTTGCCCAACGGAAAGTTGCGCAAAACAGCAGGCTAGTATAAGTATAAATATTCTCAAGAAATCTATTTTTTAGTAAAGATACCAAGAATATAAGAAGTTCTTGTTAAAGAACCTTAATCTATCATGTCAAAACCACAATAAGGCACAAGAACATCTGGTATTTTAATGCCTTTTTCTGTTTGGTAATTTTCTAAAATCCCGGCTAAAACACGTGGTAAAGCTAAAGAACTTCCGTTTAAAGTATGTGCAAATTGGCTTTTGCCGTTTTCATCTTTAAAACGTAGTTTAAGTCTGTTAGCTTGGTATGCTTCAAAGTTAGACGCAGAGCTAATCTCTAACCAACGGTCTTGTGCTGTAGAAAACACTTCAAAATCAAACGTAAGAGCAGATGTAAAACCAAGGTCTCCGCCACAAAGGCGTAACAATCTGTATGGTAATTTTAATTCTCTTAAAATATCTTTTATATGTTCTACCATACCATCTAAAGCAGCATACGAATTGTCTGGGTGCTCTACGCGTACAAGTTCTACTTTATCAAACTGGTGCAATCTATTTAAGCCACGCACGTGCGCACCATAGCTACCAGCTTCTCTCCTAAAACAAGGTGTATAACCTGTGTATGTAATAGGAAAATCTTTTTGGTTAACAATAGTGTTTCTAAAAATGTTAGTTACAGGTACTTCTGCAGTTGGTATTAAGTATAAATCATCTGCAGTAACGTGGTACATTTGTCCTTCTTTGTCCGGTAACTGACCTGTTCCGTAACCAGAAGTTTCATTTACCAAATGCGGAACTTGAATTTCTTGGTAACCAGCGGCTGTATTTTTGTCTAAAAAGTAAGCAATAAGTGCACGTTGTAATCTAGCACCTTTTCCTTTATAAACAGGAAAACCAGCACCAGCAATTTTAACACCAAGTTCAAAATCTATAATGTCATATTTTTTAGCTAGTTCCCAGTGTGGTAAAGCACCTTCTATTAATTCAGGAATATCTCCTTCTCTAAAAATTTCCTCATTATCTTCATCTGTGTTTCCTGCAGGTACACTAGGGTGTGGTACATTAGGAATTTGGTACAGTAAACTTTGTAATTCCTCAGCAACCGTATTTAATTCTTCTTGGTATGTTTTAGACTCTTCTTTTAAAACAACGGTGCGCTCTTTTAAAACTGTTGCTTCAGATGCTTTTCCGGACTTAAAAAGCATACCAATTTCTTTAGATAACTTATTACTCTCTGCAAGTGTGTTATCTAATTTGGTTTGTGCATCTCTACGTTTTTCATCTAATGAAAGTACGTTTTCTAACAAAGGAGCTGCATCTATATTACGCTTTTTTAGGGCGATAATAATCTCGTCTTTTTGTTCTCGGATAGCTTGAAGCTGTAGCATTTATTTAAATTTTAAAAGCAAATTTAATGGTAAAAAGGGATTGCGCAAAAGAGAATGCGTAAAAGTTGAAGAGTTTAGTGCTTGTGATTTATTTTGGACTAGGTAAAATAAAATTATTGTGCTTAAAATGATGCCATTTTTCTTGTGCTAAATCTACTTTAGGATCTATAAAAGGTTGGTATGGTTTACCATTAATGCTAACTCTAGAGTTTACGTATACAGCAATATTTTTATTTTCCTTTTTGGCTTCTTTTTTTAAATGTTGTGCAAATTGCCAAATAAAATCTGGATATGCTCCAATTTTTCTGCG carries:
- a CDS encoding MBL fold metallo-hydrolase, producing the protein MTKNLLHICVLLLLFSACKPKNKPATATDNTDHNTASSSPTKISNTALIILGTVQDAGSPQIGCKKDCCKNLFTNPDPNRKVVSLGVVDNQNKATFLFEATPDIATQVKALKNSANFNAQEIPTGIFLTHAHIGHYAGLMFLGKEAMNASNTPVYTMPKMKTFLEENGPWSQLVANKNIAIKATENKQTLELTSNLKVVPFTVPHRDEFSETVGYTIIGPNKRALFIPDIDKWNKWGQDITTEIAKVDYAFIDATFFDAEEINNRDISEIPHPFIIESMGLFKELPATEKSKINFIHFNHTNPALNIKSTKAKQVIKNGFNIAQINTVYNL
- a CDS encoding histidine decarboxylase, with the protein product MYKNISVKDTERLHKLKENIEQARDSFLGYPVSKDFNYAELSSFLQYPINNLGDPFEDGTYKVQTHEMEKEVVAFFAKLFRAQPTDYWGYITNGGSESNLYGLYLARELYPKGMVYYSESTHYSVRKNIHLLNIPSIIIRSQENGEIDYEDFENTVRMNRHKPAIVLTTFGTTMKEAKDDVSKIKGILKNLAIQDHYIHCDAALSGTYGAFMEPRIPFDFKDGADSISISGHKFIGSPIPSGVIITKRSNRDRIAKGISYIGSLDTTITGSRNGHSPLFLWYALKKLGVDGLRARYQKSLETAVYCENRLKEIGVNAWRNPNAITVVLPKTALEVKQKWQLATEGNVAHVICMPNVTKAQIDEFIYDMSQASTIEEEEFELDF
- a CDS encoding Lrp/AsnC family transcriptional regulator, which translates into the protein MDAVDKKILMLLQQNAKQNTKEIADKIGLTVSPTFERIKKLEQQNYIKGYVALLNEEKINKAIKVYCHITLATHSRELIDNFKNNVAHLPEIMSCQHLSGNYDFLLKVAVSDMTQYQQFVLDKLSVIKGISNVQSSFVLEEIKNDTAYVL
- the mgtE gene encoding magnesium transporter: MTPFKLTDEFLQHIETLISNQKDADIQLLLEEIHYADIAEIVNELNTDEATYIIKLLESDKTSDILTELDEDVRESILGNLSTKEIADELNELDTDDAADIVAELPQNIVQEVISELEDREHAKDIVDLLRYDEYSAGGLMAKELVKVNVNWNVLTCVKEMRAQAENVTRVHSIYVVDDEEKLKGRLSLKDLLTTSTKTHIKDVYIPKVDSVSVNEKPEEIAKIMSRYDLEAIPVVDEIGRLVGRITIDDIVDVIKEEADKDYQMAAGISQDVEADDSILDLTKARLPWLILGLFGGVGSATIMGTFEGVINGHISLLLFTPLIAAMAGNVGVQSSAIVVQGIANDDLKGSMVNRLIKEILLSALNGTILAIILFCFAWLMEGDVKMAFAISISLIAVIIVAGIIGTFVPIFLHKRGIDPAIATGPFITTSNDIFGIIIYFSIAKMFL
- the rsmA gene encoding 16S rRNA (adenine(1518)-N(6)/adenine(1519)-N(6))-dimethyltransferase RsmA, with protein sequence MSKKKKEFFKKNKAQRKNDSPVKAKKHLGQHFLTDEAIAQQIAETLTHNGYTNVIEIGPGTGVLTKYILKHDLNLIAMDLDTESIAYLNQNFLLEHPELLNRKGTFKVVEADFLKQDLTTIFGDEQFAISGNFPYNISTQIVFKTLEHKQQIPEFTGMFQKEVAERICSKEGSKAYGILSVLTQAYYHAEYLFTVPPTVFNPPPKVDSGVLRLTRKENLDIGVDEKLLYRVVKAVFNQRRKTIRNSLKTFELSDNLKEDPIFGKRPEQLAVEDFVALTKKIANDTV
- a CDS encoding DUF4286 family protein, encoding MYIYNVTINVEEEVHDKWLSWMKETHIPDMLATGKFTGAKMCKVIIEEEMGGVTYSVQYSTPNKETLDVYYKDDADKLRQEANKLFAGKFVAFRTELEVIGEAVLTPAKK